A single genomic interval of Helianthus annuus cultivar XRQ/B chromosome 13, HanXRQr2.0-SUNRISE, whole genome shotgun sequence harbors:
- the LOC110898974 gene encoding two-pore potassium channel 1, which yields MMTNGEKKASTNGEKKKKASPKHPFLTDQTTSIKRKRFRRIKSAPSADSLTFKDKHPNGHKPHLISVFDYLYPNYWKVAVILFAYLAAGTLCFHLTRHQITGNKTNPVLDGLYFTVVTMTSVGYGDLVPNSTLTILLACLFVVSGMLIVGLVLGKAAELLVEKQERLLVRALRLNENHSEAEILKKMKTKRVRYKCIILLLLLLVLMAAGTGLLLWVEDLEFIHAFYCVIATLTGLGYIHTCFSTTGGRVFSVFWILAGTVYVAQLLFTFALLYTERKQRSLVKSVLRRKTTVSDLEAADFDGDGIVVAAEFIVYKLKEMGKITEDDVTPIMDEFETLDFDKTGTLSAADLLLSQSSVPIPELIPPRLSV from the exons ATGATGACCAACGGCGAGAAAAAGGCTTCGACTAACggtgagaaaaagaaaaaggctTCGCCAAAGCACCCATTCTTAACTGATCAAACAACTTCCATCAAGAGAAAAAGATTCCGGAGAATCAAAAGCGCCCCATCGGCGGATTCCTTGACTTTCAAAGACAAGCATCCAAATGGACACAAACCACACCTCATATCTGTTTTCGACTACTTGTACCCGAATTACTGGAAAGTGGCAGTAATACTGTTCGCGTATTTAGCAGCAGGCACACTTTGCTTTCATCTAACCCGACACCAAATTACAGGAAATAAAACAAACCCTGTACTCGACGGGCTTTATTTTACCGTCGTCACAATGACATCTGTCGGGTATGGAGACCTTGTTCCCAACAGCACTCTTACAATACTACTCGCGTGTCTTTTTGTGGTCTCGGGCATGTTGATAGTCGGGTTGGTTTTAGGTAAAGCAGCAGAGCTTTTAGTGGAGAAACAAGAACGATTGCTTGTAAGAGCGTTACGTTTAAACGAAAACCACAGTGAAGCAGAAATCCTAAAAAAGATGAAAACAAAGAGAGTGAGATATAAGTGTATCATACTGTTGTTGTTGCTCTTGGTACTTATGGCTGCGGGAACGGGTTTGTTACTTTGGGTTGAAGATCTGGAGTTTATTCATGCGTTTTATTGTGTTATCGCGACACTCACGGGCCTTGggtacatacatacatgtttTTCAACAACGGGTGGACGCGTGTTTTCTGTGTTTTGGATATTAGCGGGTACGGTTTATGTAGCTCAGTTGCTGTTTACTTTTGCTTTGCTATATACCGAGAGAAAGCAACGGTCGTTAGTAAAGTCGGTTCTTAGAAGAAAAACAACGGTTTCTGACCTCGAGGCAGCGGATTTTGATGGTGACGGAATTGTCGT TGCTGCTGAGTTCATTGTGTACAAGTTAAAAGAGATGGGGAAGATTACAGAAGATGATGTCACTCCTATCATGGATGAGTTTGAAACCCTTGATTTTGATAAAACGGGAACGTTATCTGCGGCTGATCTTCTGCTTTCGCAGTCATCAGTGCCGATACCTGAACTTATACCTCCTCGGTTATCTGTATAA